Proteins from a genomic interval of Flammeovirgaceae bacterium SG7u.111:
- a CDS encoding sodium-dependent transporter has protein sequence MALRSGFSSRLGFVAAASGSAVGLGNIWAFPYITGENGGAAFLLIYICCTFLIGFPIMVGEIAVGRKAKANPYGAYKLLGGKRWSVVGLLGILCGIMILSFYNVVAGWAFGYFIQIGFGDLLAQGDFGSFFGGYVADYSDNLVYSFVFMVLTAIIVIGGVKQGIELAAKILMPFLFIILFGLIIYAMTLDNAMDGLAFYLKPDFSLVNAKTIYSAFGQAFFSLSLGMGALITYGSYISKNENIISAAAIVTVADVLVAFLAGLLIFPLVFSQGQDPTEGPGLVFVVLPGVFQQIGPIAGRVIGGGFFLLLCMAALTSTISLLEVPVAYFVDQKKWPRKLVVAGLAAVVFSIGLLSMLSQGAVDGLTNFLFYEGKSQTFLDFISHVFLDVSLPLGGFLLSIFVAYKLKTKNLSEEIAHGNSGYVGSNIEKFINFSLTVLCPIALGIIFVVTVLQKFGNVHIF, from the coding sequence ATGGCATTAAGATCAGGCTTTTCAAGCAGGTTAGGGTTCGTGGCAGCCGCATCAGGTTCTGCAGTTGGATTGGGAAACATTTGGGCATTCCCCTATATCACAGGTGAAAACGGTGGAGCAGCGTTTTTGCTCATCTACATCTGCTGTACTTTTTTGATAGGATTTCCTATAATGGTAGGCGAAATAGCCGTTGGTAGAAAAGCCAAAGCAAACCCATATGGAGCTTATAAGCTATTGGGAGGCAAGCGCTGGTCGGTAGTAGGCCTGCTGGGCATCTTGTGCGGAATCATGATCCTCTCTTTTTATAATGTGGTTGCGGGATGGGCTTTTGGTTACTTCATCCAGATCGGGTTTGGCGACCTTCTCGCTCAAGGCGATTTCGGCTCTTTCTTTGGAGGCTACGTTGCCGATTACTCTGATAACCTTGTTTATTCGTTCGTATTTATGGTTCTCACCGCTATTATTGTAATTGGTGGTGTGAAGCAAGGAATTGAACTAGCAGCAAAAATCTTAATGCCTTTCTTGTTCATCATCCTTTTCGGGCTGATCATTTATGCAATGACCTTAGACAATGCGATGGATGGGCTAGCTTTCTACCTCAAGCCAGATTTTAGTTTAGTTAATGCCAAAACCATCTATTCAGCATTTGGGCAAGCCTTTTTCTCCCTGTCGCTAGGTATGGGCGCTCTTATCACCTACGGTTCTTATATAAGTAAAAACGAAAATATAATTTCGGCAGCAGCCATTGTTACTGTAGCCGATGTATTAGTAGCATTTTTGGCAGGTTTGCTTATTTTCCCATTGGTATTTTCACAAGGTCAAGACCCTACAGAAGGCCCTGGATTGGTATTCGTAGTATTACCAGGCGTTTTCCAACAAATAGGGCCAATAGCTGGACGCGTTATAGGTGGCGGTTTCTTCCTATTACTTTGTATGGCTGCACTTACTTCTACCATTTCTCTTTTAGAAGTGCCAGTAGCCTATTTTGTAGATCAGAAAAAATGGCCACGAAAATTGGTTGTTGCAGGTCTTGCAGCAGTAGTATTCTCTATAGGGCTTCTGAGCATGCTCTCGCAAGGAGCGGTTGACGGATTGACTAACTTCCTTTTCTATGAAGGAAAAAGCCAAACCTTCTTGGACTTCATCTCACACGTTTTCCTAGATGTATCCCTCCCTCTTGGAGGATTCTTACTGTCCATATTTGTGGCATATAAGCTTAAAACCAAAAATCTTTCTGAAGAGATTGCTCACGGAAATAGCGGTTATGTAGGGTCTAACATAGAAAAGTTTATCAACTTCTCTCTTACAGTTCTTTGCCCAATAGCCTTAGGCATTATTTTCGTAGTTACAGTGCTACAAAAATTTGGAAATGTGCATATTTTCTAA
- the kduI gene encoding 5-dehydro-4-deoxy-D-glucuronate isomerase, producing the protein MELRYAAHPEDAKSYTTERLRKDFLIENVLTEGEVTGVYSLYDRMMTIGAKPTDTPLEMPACEEFTKAEYFLERREMGILNVGESGTVTVDGEVFTLANKDCLYIGKGKKSVVFASDDAVAPAEFFICSTPAHKEYPTAKASQAEANPVELGAPATSNERTIFQYIHENGIKSCQLVMGFTALKPGSIWNTFPPHTHNRRMEIYFYFDLAENQAVMHFMGEPTETRHLVMKNKQAVISPEWSIHSGAGTAAYSFIWAMGGENQTFTDMDPAGTDVLK; encoded by the coding sequence ATGGAACTTAGATACGCAGCACACCCAGAGGATGCCAAGTCTTATACTACCGAAAGGCTGAGAAAGGACTTTTTGATAGAAAATGTCCTTACTGAAGGAGAAGTAACAGGAGTTTACTCACTCTATGACCGAATGATGACGATAGGAGCGAAGCCTACCGACACACCACTAGAAATGCCTGCATGTGAAGAATTCACCAAAGCAGAATATTTCCTTGAAAGAAGGGAAATGGGAATTCTTAATGTAGGAGAAAGCGGAACAGTAACTGTAGATGGTGAAGTTTTTACACTAGCTAATAAAGACTGTCTTTACATAGGAAAAGGAAAGAAATCAGTTGTATTTGCCAGTGATGATGCAGTTGCTCCAGCAGAATTCTTTATTTGTTCTACACCTGCCCACAAAGAATATCCTACAGCAAAGGCTAGTCAAGCAGAAGCAAACCCTGTAGAACTAGGTGCTCCTGCAACAAGCAATGAGCGTACGATTTTCCAATATATCCACGAGAATGGTATCAAAAGTTGCCAATTGGTAATGGGCTTCACCGCTCTCAAACCAGGAAGTATTTGGAATACATTTCCCCCGCATACGCATAACCGTAGGATGGAAATTTATTTTTATTTCGACTTGGCAGAAAACCAAGCTGTGATGCACTTCATGGGCGAACCAACAGAAACTCGCCACTTAGTAATGAAAAACAAGCAAGCAGTAATTTCCCCCGAATGGTCTATCCACTCAGGTGCGGGAACAGCAGCTTACAGCTTTATTTGGGCAATGG